The following proteins come from a genomic window of Cronobacter muytjensii ATCC 51329:
- the djlA gene encoding co-chaperone DjlA, whose protein sequence is MQYWGKLVGGLTGLLVGGGVWGVILGLVIGHMIDKARSRRTVWFTSQQERQSLFFATTFEVMGHLTKSKGRVTEADIQVATQFMDRMNLHGASRDAARNAFRVGKEHGYPLREKMRQLRSVCFGRFDLIRMFLEIQIQTAFADGSLHPKERDVLYVIGEELGISRIQFDQFLRMMQGGAQFGGGQHSWHNGSGEAQQAQRAPTLEDACNVLGVKTTDDATTIKRAYRKLMSEHHPDKLVAKGLPPQMMQMAQQKAQEIQKAYDLIKTAKGFR, encoded by the coding sequence ATGCAGTATTGGGGAAAACTGGTTGGAGGGCTCACCGGGCTGCTGGTCGGCGGTGGAGTCTGGGGCGTCATCCTCGGCCTGGTTATCGGGCATATGATAGACAAAGCGCGCAGCCGTCGTACCGTCTGGTTCACCAGCCAGCAGGAACGCCAGTCGCTCTTCTTCGCCACCACGTTTGAGGTGATGGGGCATCTGACCAAATCGAAAGGTCGTGTCACTGAAGCCGATATTCAGGTGGCGACGCAGTTTATGGACCGCATGAACCTGCACGGGGCGTCGCGAGACGCGGCCCGCAACGCGTTTCGCGTCGGCAAGGAGCATGGTTATCCGCTGCGTGAGAAAATGCGTCAGCTGCGCAGCGTCTGTTTTGGTCGCTTCGATCTGATTCGGATGTTTCTGGAAATTCAGATCCAGACCGCCTTCGCAGACGGCTCGCTGCACCCGAAAGAGCGCGACGTGCTGTATGTGATTGGCGAAGAGCTGGGCATTTCCCGCATTCAGTTCGATCAGTTCCTGCGTATGATGCAGGGCGGCGCGCAGTTCGGCGGCGGTCAGCACTCCTGGCACAACGGCAGCGGCGAGGCGCAACAGGCTCAGCGCGCGCCGACGCTGGAAGATGCCTGCAACGTGCTGGGCGTGAAAACGACTGACGACGCCACGACCATCAAGCGCGCTTACCGCAAGCTGATGAGCGAGCATCACCCTGACAAGCTGGTCGCCAAAGGGCTGCCGCCGCAGATGATGCAAATGGCGCAGCAGAAGGCGCAGGAAATTCAGAAAGCCTACGATCTGATTAAAACGGCGAAAGGGTTTCGTTAA
- the lptD gene encoding LPS assembly protein LptD: protein MKKRIPTLLATMIGTALYSQQGMAADLASQCKLGIPTYNRPLVQGEPNQLPVTINADHAKGNYPDDAVFTGNVDIQQGNGRLQADEVQLHQKQAEGQPEPVRTVDALGNVHYDDNQVILKGPKAWANLNTKDTNVWDGDYQMVGRQGRGTADLMKQRGENRYTILENGSFTSCLPGSDTWSVVGSEVIHDREEQVAEIWNARFKLGPVPVFYSPYLQLPVGDKRRSGFLIPNAKYSTTNYFEFSLPYYWNIAPNFDATITPHYIHKRGNVQWQNEFRYLTHAGAGLMEFDYLPSDDVYQDENPGMSDKHRWLFYWQHGGVMDQVWRFNVNYTKVSDTSYFNDFDSKYGSSTDGYARQFFSVGYAVENFDATLSTLQFQVFDTSRGDSYRAEPQLDMNFYQNDVGPFDTRLYAQAVRFTNVNENLPEATRLHLEPTMNLPMSNDWGSLNAEAKLLATHYQQENLDRYREYRGGKNEAANNLEDSVNRVLPQFKLDGKMVFERDAGLIGNGFTQTLEPRAQYLYVPYRDQSAINNYDSSLLQSDYSGLFRDRTYGGLDRIASANQVTTGVTSRVYDDASVERFNVSVGQIYYFTQSRTGDDDINWEKNKDTGSMVWAGDTYWRISDRWGLRGGVQYDARLANVATGNGVLEYRRDDDRVVQLNYRYASPEYIQATLPSYSTAEQYKDGINQVGMTASWPIVDRWSVVGAYYYDTNANEAADQMLGVQYNSCCYAIRVGYERKINGWDIDKSKYDEVIGFNIELRGLSSNYGLGTQQMLRSNILPYQRSM, encoded by the coding sequence ATGAAAAAACGTATTCCCACCTTGCTGGCCACCATGATTGGCACAGCCCTTTACAGCCAACAAGGCATGGCTGCCGATCTTGCTTCTCAATGTAAGCTTGGCATTCCCACCTACAACCGACCCCTGGTTCAGGGCGAGCCTAACCAGCTGCCGGTGACGATTAACGCCGATCACGCTAAAGGTAACTACCCGGACGACGCGGTGTTTACCGGTAATGTGGATATTCAGCAAGGTAATGGTCGTCTGCAGGCGGATGAAGTACAGCTTCATCAGAAACAGGCGGAAGGCCAGCCAGAGCCCGTGCGCACGGTCGATGCCCTGGGTAATGTGCACTATGATGACAATCAGGTCATCCTGAAAGGTCCTAAAGCGTGGGCAAATTTAAATACTAAAGATACCAACGTCTGGGACGGCGATTACCAGATGGTGGGCCGTCAGGGTCGCGGCACCGCGGATCTGATGAAACAGCGCGGCGAAAACCGCTACACCATTCTCGAAAACGGCTCCTTTACGTCGTGCCTGCCGGGCTCAGACACCTGGAGCGTCGTGGGCAGCGAAGTGATCCACGACCGCGAAGAACAGGTGGCGGAAATCTGGAACGCGCGCTTTAAGCTCGGCCCGGTGCCGGTGTTCTACAGCCCCTATCTCCAACTGCCGGTCGGCGACAAGCGTCGCTCAGGCTTTCTTATTCCGAACGCGAAATACAGTACCACTAACTATTTCGAGTTCTCATTGCCGTATTACTGGAACATCGCGCCGAACTTCGACGCCACCATTACGCCGCACTATATCCATAAGCGCGGCAACGTGCAGTGGCAGAACGAATTCCGCTACCTGACCCACGCGGGCGCAGGCCTGATGGAGTTCGACTATCTGCCGTCCGATGACGTCTATCAGGACGAAAATCCGGGGATGAGCGACAAGCACCGCTGGCTGTTCTACTGGCAGCATGGCGGCGTGATGGATCAGGTGTGGCGCTTTAACGTTAACTACACCAAGGTTAGCGACACCAGCTACTTTAATGATTTCGACTCCAAATACGGCTCAAGTACTGATGGCTACGCCAGGCAGTTTTTCAGCGTTGGCTATGCGGTTGAGAACTTCGACGCGACGCTCTCAACACTCCAGTTTCAGGTGTTCGACACTTCTCGCGGGGACTCTTATCGCGCTGAACCGCAGCTTGACATGAATTTCTATCAGAACGACGTCGGCCCGTTTGACACCCGTCTTTATGCCCAGGCGGTGCGCTTTACCAACGTGAACGAAAACCTGCCGGAAGCGACGCGTCTGCACCTTGAGCCGACCATGAATCTGCCGATGTCTAACGACTGGGGCAGCCTGAATGCCGAAGCAAAACTGCTGGCGACCCACTACCAGCAGGAAAATCTGGATCGCTATCGCGAATATCGCGGCGGTAAAAATGAAGCGGCTAACAATCTGGAAGATTCGGTTAACCGTGTACTGCCGCAGTTTAAGCTCGACGGCAAAATGGTCTTTGAGCGCGACGCGGGTCTTATCGGCAATGGCTTTACCCAGACGCTGGAGCCGCGCGCGCAGTACCTCTACGTGCCGTACCGCGATCAGAGCGCCATTAATAACTACGACTCCTCGCTGCTGCAGTCCGACTACTCCGGCCTGTTCCGCGACCGTACTTACGGCGGCCTTGACCGCATCGCCTCAGCCAATCAGGTAACGACCGGCGTCACGTCGCGTGTTTATGACGACGCGTCCGTTGAACGTTTTAACGTTTCTGTAGGTCAAATCTACTACTTCACCCAGTCCCGTACCGGCGATGACGATATTAACTGGGAGAAGAACAAAGATACCGGCTCAATGGTCTGGGCGGGCGATACTTACTGGCGTATCAGCGATCGCTGGGGCCTGCGCGGCGGCGTGCAGTATGACGCGCGTCTCGCGAACGTCGCCACCGGTAACGGCGTGCTTGAATATCGTCGCGATGACGATCGCGTCGTACAGCTTAACTACCGTTACGCCAGCCCGGAGTATATCCAGGCCACGCTGCCTTCGTATTCAACGGCGGAGCAGTATAAAGACGGTATTAATCAGGTGGGCATGACGGCAAGCTGGCCGATTGTGGATCGCTGGTCGGTGGTGGGCGCGTATTACTACGACACCAATGCCAACGAGGCCGCCGATCAGATGCTCGGCGTGCAGTACAACTCCTGCTGTTATGCTATCCGCGTCGGTTATGAGCGTAAAATCAACGGCTGGGATATCGATAAGAGCAAATACGACGAAGTCATTGGCTTCAACATTGAGCTGCGCGGCCTGAGCTCCAACTACGGTCTCGGCACCCAGCAGATGCTGCGCTCGAACATTCTGCCGTATCAGCGCTCCATGTAA
- the surA gene encoding peptidylprolyl isomerase SurA, whose protein sequence is MKNWKTLLLGITLVVNTSFAAPQVVDKVAAVVNNGVVLESDVDGLMQSVKLNANQAGQQLPDDSTLRHQILERLIMDQIMLQMGQKMGVKVSDEQLDQAIANIAKQNNMTLDQMRSRLAYDGLNYNTYRAQIRKEMIISEVRNNEVRRRVTILPQEVETLAEQVGNQNDASTELNLSHILIPLPENPTADQVSEAETQARSIIDQARNGSDFGKLAMTYSADQQALKGGQMGWGRIQELPSVFAQALSTAKKGDVIGPIRSGVGFHIIKVNDLRGQSQTVSVTEVHARHILLKPSPIMTDQQARLKLEEIAADIKSGKTTFAQAAREFSQDPGSANQGGDLGWAAADVYDPAFRDALMNLSKGQMSTPVHSSFGWHLIELLDTRKSDRTDAAQKDRAYRMLFNRKFSEEAATWMQEQRASAYVKILSN, encoded by the coding sequence ATGAAGAACTGGAAAACGCTGCTTCTCGGTATCACCCTGGTGGTGAATACCAGCTTCGCTGCTCCGCAGGTTGTCGATAAAGTTGCAGCCGTCGTGAACAACGGCGTGGTACTGGAAAGTGACGTTGATGGCCTTATGCAGTCGGTAAAGCTTAATGCAAACCAGGCCGGCCAGCAGCTCCCGGACGACAGCACGCTGCGTCATCAGATCCTCGAACGTCTGATCATGGATCAGATTATGTTGCAGATGGGTCAGAAAATGGGCGTGAAAGTCAGCGATGAGCAGCTCGATCAGGCTATCGCCAACATCGCCAAACAAAACAACATGACGCTCGATCAGATGCGTAGCCGTCTGGCCTATGACGGCCTGAACTACAACACCTATCGCGCGCAGATCCGCAAAGAGATGATTATCTCTGAGGTACGTAATAACGAGGTGCGTCGTCGCGTCACTATCCTGCCGCAGGAAGTGGAAACGCTGGCCGAACAGGTCGGCAATCAGAATGACGCCAGCACCGAGCTGAACCTGAGCCATATTCTGATCCCACTGCCGGAAAATCCGACGGCCGATCAGGTGAGCGAAGCGGAAACCCAGGCGCGTTCCATTATCGATCAGGCGCGTAACGGCAGCGATTTTGGCAAGCTGGCGATGACCTATTCCGCTGACCAGCAGGCGCTGAAAGGCGGCCAGATGGGCTGGGGACGTATCCAGGAGTTGCCGTCTGTGTTCGCCCAGGCGTTGAGCACCGCGAAGAAAGGCGACGTGATTGGCCCGATCCGCTCCGGCGTCGGTTTCCATATCATTAAGGTCAACGATCTGCGCGGCCAGTCTCAGACCGTATCGGTGACGGAAGTCCACGCACGCCACATTCTGCTGAAGCCGTCGCCGATCATGACCGATCAGCAAGCGCGCCTGAAGCTTGAAGAGATCGCGGCAGACATTAAGAGCGGTAAAACCACCTTTGCGCAGGCCGCACGCGAGTTCTCGCAGGATCCGGGTTCGGCTAACCAGGGCGGCGATCTCGGCTGGGCGGCGGCGGATGTTTACGATCCGGCGTTCCGCGACGCGCTGATGAACCTGAGCAAAGGGCAGATGAGCACGCCGGTGCACTCCTCTTTCGGCTGGCATCTGATTGAACTGCTGGATACTCGTAAGAGCGACCGCACCGACGCGGCGCAGAAAGATCGCGCCTACCGGATGCTGTTTAACCGCAAATTCTCCGAAGAAGCGGCAACCTGGATGCAGGAACAACGCGCCAGCGCCTACGTGAAAATCCTGAGCAACTGA
- the pdxA gene encoding 4-hydroxythreonine-4-phosphate dehydrogenase PdxA yields MVKTPRVVITPGEPAGIGPDLVVALAQHAWPAQLVVCADPTLLTARAAQLDLPLTLLPYSSDAPALPQAAGTLTLLPVTLQAPVKPGTLASANGIYVVETLARACDGCLRGEFDALVTGPVHKGIINDAGIPFTGHTEFFEARAGSEKVVMMLATEALRVALVTTHLPLKAVADAITPDLLRHILTTLHHDLQSKFGIAQPHVLVCGLNPHAGEGGHMGTEEIDTIIPVLEEMRARGMHLTGPLPADTLFQPKYLENADAVLAMYHDQGLPVLKYQGFGRAVNITLGLPFIRTSVDHGTALELAGSGNASVGSFITALNLAISMVMNSKNQ; encoded by the coding sequence ATGGTAAAAACCCCACGAGTGGTCATTACACCCGGCGAGCCCGCCGGGATTGGCCCCGACCTGGTCGTTGCGCTTGCCCAGCACGCCTGGCCTGCGCAACTGGTCGTCTGCGCCGACCCGACGCTGCTCACGGCGCGGGCGGCGCAGCTTGATTTACCGCTCACGCTGTTGCCCTACTCTTCCGACGCTCCCGCCCTCCCTCAAGCGGCGGGTACGCTCACTCTTCTGCCCGTCACCTTACAGGCGCCTGTCAAACCCGGTACGCTGGCCTCAGCTAACGGCATTTATGTTGTCGAAACGCTGGCGCGCGCCTGCGATGGTTGCCTTCGCGGCGAATTCGACGCGCTGGTGACCGGGCCGGTGCATAAAGGAATTATCAACGACGCGGGCATTCCGTTTACCGGGCATACCGAGTTTTTTGAAGCGCGCGCCGGCAGTGAAAAAGTAGTGATGATGCTCGCCACCGAAGCGCTGCGCGTGGCGCTGGTAACCACGCACCTGCCGCTGAAAGCCGTCGCTGACGCCATCACACCCGATCTTTTGCGACATATCCTTACGACGCTGCATCATGATTTGCAAAGCAAGTTCGGCATTGCGCAGCCGCATGTGCTGGTCTGCGGCCTGAACCCGCACGCGGGCGAAGGCGGACATATGGGCACCGAAGAGATCGACACGATTATCCCTGTGCTGGAGGAGATGCGCGCACGCGGAATGCATCTGACTGGTCCGCTACCGGCAGACACCCTTTTCCAGCCGAAATACCTCGAAAACGCCGATGCGGTACTGGCGATGTACCACGATCAGGGCCTGCCCGTGCTAAAATACCAGGGATTTGGCCGCGCAGTGAACATCACGCTCGGCCTGCCTTTTATCCGCACGTCGGTCGATCACGGCACCGCGCTGGAACTGGCAGGATCAGGAAACGCCAGCGTCGGCAGTTTTATCACGGCGCTTAATCTCGCCATCAGCATGGTTATGAACAGTAAGAATCAATGA
- the rsmA gene encoding 16S rRNA (adenine(1518)-N(6)/adenine(1519)-N(6))-dimethyltransferase RsmA: protein MNNRVHQGHLARKRFGQNFLNDQFVIDSIVSAINPQKGQAMVEIGPGLAALTEPVGERLDQLTVIELDRDLAARLQTHPFLGPKLTIYQQDAMTMNFGELAEKMGQPLRVFGNLPYNISTPLMFHLFSYTSAIADMHFMLQKEVVNRLVAGPNSKAYGRLSVMAQYFCQVIPVLEVPPTAFTPPPKVDSAVVRLVPHTTPPHPVKELRLLSRLTTEAFNQRRKTIRNSLGNVFSPEVLTSLGIDPAMRAENISVAQYCQMANYLADNPPSKES, encoded by the coding sequence ATGAATAATCGAGTCCATCAGGGCCATTTAGCCCGCAAACGCTTCGGGCAAAACTTCCTAAACGATCAGTTTGTGATCGACAGTATCGTATCGGCGATTAACCCGCAGAAAGGCCAGGCGATGGTTGAAATCGGCCCGGGCCTGGCGGCGTTAACCGAGCCGGTAGGCGAACGCCTCGACCAGCTTACCGTTATCGAGCTGGACCGCGATCTCGCCGCGCGCCTGCAAACTCACCCGTTCCTCGGCCCGAAGCTGACCATTTATCAGCAGGATGCCATGACCATGAACTTCGGCGAACTTGCCGAGAAAATGGGGCAACCGCTGCGCGTGTTCGGCAATCTGCCGTACAACATCTCCACGCCGCTGATGTTCCACCTGTTTAGCTATACTAGTGCGATTGCCGATATGCACTTCATGCTGCAAAAAGAAGTGGTCAACCGTCTGGTTGCCGGCCCGAACAGTAAGGCGTATGGTCGCTTAAGCGTGATGGCGCAATATTTCTGTCAGGTGATCCCGGTGCTTGAAGTGCCGCCGACCGCCTTTACGCCGCCGCCTAAAGTGGATTCCGCCGTGGTGCGTCTCGTGCCTCATACTACGCCGCCGCATCCGGTGAAAGAGCTGCGTCTGTTAAGCCGTCTCACTACCGAAGCGTTTAACCAGCGTCGTAAAACCATCCGCAACAGCCTCGGCAATGTGTTCAGCCCGGAAGTGCTGACGTCGCTTGGCATTGACCCGGCCATGCGCGCCGAGAATATTTCTGTTGCGCAGTATTGCCAGATGGCGAACTATTTAGCTGATAATCCGCCCTCGAAGGAGAGCTAA
- the apaG gene encoding Co2+/Mg2+ efflux protein ApaG — protein sequence MVDSPRVCVQVQSVYIEAQSSPEDERFVFAYTVTVRNLGRTPVQLLGRYWLITNGNGKETEVQGEGVVGVQPHIQPGGEYQYTSGAVIETPFGTMQGHYEMVDDQGNGFRLDIPVFRLAVPTLIH from the coding sequence ATGGTTGATTCACCCCGCGTTTGCGTACAGGTACAGAGCGTTTATATCGAGGCCCAGTCTTCTCCGGAGGATGAGCGTTTCGTCTTTGCCTATACCGTCACCGTCCGCAACCTGGGACGAACGCCTGTTCAGCTGCTGGGCCGCTACTGGCTTATCACCAATGGCAACGGTAAAGAGACCGAAGTCCAGGGGGAAGGCGTGGTCGGGGTTCAGCCTCATATTCAGCCCGGCGGCGAATACCAGTACACCAGCGGCGCGGTTATTGAAACGCCGTTCGGCACGATGCAGGGCCATTACGAGATGGTGGATGACCAGGGCAACGGCTTCCGCCTTGATATCCCGGTTTTCCGCCTCGCCGTTCCCACACTCATTCACTGA
- the apaH gene encoding bis(5'-nucleosyl)-tetraphosphatase (symmetrical) ApaH yields the protein MSTYLIGDVHGCYDELVALLQQVEFTPGKDTLWLTGDLVARGPGSLEVLRYVRSLGDAVRLVLGNHDLHLLAVFAGISRNKPKDRVTPLLEAPDADELINWLRRQPLLQVDEEKKLVMAHAGITPQWDLATAQACARDVEAVLSSDSYPLFLDAMYGDMPNNWSPELTGLARLRFITNAFTRMRYCFPNGQLDMYCKESPESAPAPLKPWFAIPGPVAEEYAIVFGHWASLEGKGTPENIYGLDTGCCWGGTLTCLRWEDKAVFTQHSNRQTDSDDDKAAVAS from the coding sequence ATGTCTACATATCTTATTGGCGACGTTCATGGTTGCTACGATGAACTGGTCGCGCTGTTACAGCAGGTTGAATTCACCCCTGGTAAAGATACGCTATGGCTGACCGGCGATCTGGTGGCCCGCGGCCCCGGCTCGCTGGAAGTGCTGCGCTACGTGCGCTCGCTCGGCGATGCCGTGCGCCTGGTGCTCGGTAACCACGATCTGCATTTGTTAGCGGTTTTCGCGGGCATCAGCCGTAATAAGCCGAAGGACAGGGTCACGCCGCTGCTTGAAGCGCCGGACGCCGACGAGCTTATCAACTGGCTGCGTCGTCAGCCGCTGTTGCAGGTGGATGAAGAGAAAAAGCTGGTGATGGCCCACGCGGGCATCACGCCGCAGTGGGATCTCGCCACCGCCCAGGCCTGCGCCCGCGATGTCGAAGCGGTGCTTTCAAGCGACAGCTACCCGCTGTTCCTCGATGCCATGTATGGCGATATGCCGAACAACTGGTCGCCGGAGCTGACCGGCCTTGCCCGCCTGCGCTTTATCACTAACGCATTTACACGCATGCGTTATTGTTTTCCGAACGGCCAGCTGGATATGTACTGCAAGGAAAGCCCGGAAAGCGCGCCTGCGCCGCTGAAGCCCTGGTTCGCCATTCCCGGTCCGGTCGCCGAAGAATATGCGATTGTGTTCGGGCACTGGGCGTCGCTTGAGGGCAAAGGCACGCCGGAAAACATCTATGGGCTGGATACCGGCTGCTGCTGGGGCGGCACCCTCACCTGCCTGCGCTGGGAGGATAAAGCCGTGTTTACCCAGCACTCCAACCGTCAGACCGACAGCGACGACGATAAAGCCGCCGTCGCGTCGTGA
- the folA gene encoding type 3 dihydrofolate reductase, whose translation MISLIAALAVDRVIGMENAMPWDLPADLAWFKRNTLNKPVIMGRLTWESIGRPLPGRKNIVLSSRPGDDDRVVWVRSVEDALQACGDAEEVMVIGGGRVYEQFLPRAQRLYLTHIDAEVEGDTHFPDYEPDEWQSVFSEFHDADEKNSHSYCFEILERR comes from the coding sequence ATGATCAGTCTGATTGCGGCCTTAGCGGTGGATCGCGTAATTGGTATGGAAAACGCCATGCCGTGGGACCTCCCTGCCGATCTCGCCTGGTTTAAACGTAACACGCTTAACAAACCGGTTATCATGGGACGTCTGACCTGGGAATCGATCGGTCGCCCGCTGCCGGGGCGTAAAAATATCGTGCTCAGCAGCCGTCCGGGCGATGACGATCGCGTAGTGTGGGTGCGCTCTGTTGAAGACGCATTGCAGGCCTGCGGCGATGCCGAAGAGGTGATGGTCATCGGCGGCGGCCGCGTGTATGAACAGTTCCTGCCGCGTGCGCAGCGCCTTTATCTCACCCATATCGATGCGGAAGTGGAAGGCGACACCCATTTCCCGGATTACGAGCCGGACGAGTGGCAGTCGGTGTTCAGCGAGTTTCATGACGCCGACGAGAAAAACTCACACAGCTACTGTTTCGAGATCCTTGAGCGCCGTTAA
- a CDS encoding LysE family transporter has protein sequence MLETTLFVATIAALGMLSPGPDFFLVIKNAARYPRSAAMMTAAGVIAGVVTHMTYCVAGIAVLITTTPWLFGALKYVGAAYLVWLGINALLARGTTSLALDGVAQESTSLKKAFIQGYLCNLLNPKATLFFLAMFTQVLNVNSGMMEKLWYAGIIVALTLVWWPLLVLLIQSAPVRRGLTKAQKIIDKLLGGMLLALGIKVALS, from the coding sequence ATGCTGGAAACCACTCTTTTCGTTGCCACCATCGCGGCGCTGGGTATGCTCTCGCCGGGCCCCGACTTCTTTCTGGTTATCAAAAACGCCGCGCGGTATCCGCGTAGCGCGGCGATGATGACGGCGGCGGGCGTGATCGCAGGCGTCGTCACGCACATGACTTACTGCGTGGCGGGCATCGCGGTGTTGATCACCACGACGCCGTGGCTTTTCGGCGCGCTGAAATATGTCGGCGCGGCATATCTGGTCTGGCTCGGCATCAATGCACTGCTGGCCCGCGGCACTACCAGCCTGGCGCTGGACGGCGTGGCGCAGGAATCCACCTCGCTCAAAAAGGCGTTTATCCAGGGCTATCTCTGCAACCTGCTGAACCCTAAAGCCACGCTGTTTTTCCTGGCGATGTTTACCCAGGTGCTGAACGTCAATTCCGGCATGATGGAAAAACTCTGGTACGCGGGCATTATCGTCGCGCTGACGCTGGTCTGGTGGCCGCTGCTGGTGTTGCTTATCCAGAGCGCGCCGGTGCGTCGCGGCCTGACCAAAGCACAGAAGATTATCGATAAACTGCTGGGCGGCATGCTGCTGGCGCTCGGCATCAAGGTGGCGCTGAGTTAA
- the kefC gene encoding glutathione-regulated potassium-efflux system protein KefC yields MDSHTLIQALIYLGSAALIVPVAVRLGLGSVLGYLIAGGLIGPWGLRLVTDAQAILHFAEIGVVLMLFVIGLELDPQRLWKLRASVFGGGALQMGACGLLLGGFCVALGLRWQVALLIGLTLALSSTAIAMQAMNERNLTASQLGRSAFAVLLFQDIAAIPLVAMIPLLAASGEATTASAFFLSALKVVGALALVVLLGRFVARPALRFVARSGLREVFSAVALFLVFGFGLLLEEAGLSMAMGAFLAGVLLASSEYRHALESDIEPFKGLLLGLFFIGVGMSIDFGTLVAHPLRVLTLLFGFLIIKTVTLWLVAKPLKVPGRQRRWFAVLLGQGSEFAFVIFGAARSAEVLDAEWAKALTLAVALSMAATPLLLVLLTRLEKTGQQQARQADEIDEEQPRVIIAGFGRFGQIAGRLLLSSGVKMVVLDHDPDHIETLRKFGMKVFYGDATRVDLLESAGVAKAEVLINAIDDPQANLQLTELVQTHFPQVRIIARARDVDHYIRLRQAGVAQPERETFEGALRVGRMALEELGIGRYEARERADLFRCYNQQMVDEMADGDNDTTARAATFKRTSAMLTEIISEDRAHLSLIQRHGWQGTQEGKHTGNDADEPVVKPQP; encoded by the coding sequence ATGGATAGCCATACTCTGATTCAGGCCCTGATCTATCTCGGATCGGCGGCGTTGATTGTGCCTGTCGCGGTGCGGTTAGGGCTCGGTTCGGTGCTGGGTTACCTGATTGCGGGCGGGCTGATTGGCCCGTGGGGATTGCGGCTGGTGACAGACGCGCAGGCGATATTGCACTTTGCCGAAATCGGCGTGGTGTTAATGCTGTTTGTCATTGGCCTTGAGCTCGATCCGCAGCGGCTGTGGAAACTGCGCGCGTCGGTGTTTGGCGGCGGTGCGTTGCAGATGGGCGCGTGCGGCTTGTTGCTCGGCGGCTTTTGCGTCGCGCTCGGGTTACGCTGGCAGGTGGCGCTGCTGATTGGCCTGACGCTCGCGCTCTCGTCAACGGCCATCGCCATGCAGGCGATGAACGAGCGCAACCTGACGGCTTCGCAGCTGGGGCGCAGCGCGTTTGCCGTACTGCTGTTTCAGGATATCGCCGCGATCCCGCTGGTCGCGATGATCCCGTTGCTTGCCGCGAGCGGCGAGGCGACGACCGCCAGCGCGTTTTTCCTCTCGGCGTTGAAAGTCGTCGGCGCGCTGGCGCTGGTGGTATTGCTTGGCCGTTTCGTCGCGCGTCCGGCGTTGCGTTTCGTGGCGCGATCCGGGCTGCGTGAAGTGTTCAGCGCCGTGGCGCTGTTTCTGGTGTTTGGCTTCGGCCTGCTGCTGGAAGAAGCCGGGTTGTCGATGGCGATGGGCGCGTTTCTTGCGGGCGTGTTGCTGGCGAGCTCCGAATACCGGCATGCGCTGGAGAGCGATATCGAGCCTTTTAAAGGGCTACTGTTGGGGCTCTTTTTTATCGGCGTCGGTATGTCGATTGATTTCGGTACGCTGGTCGCGCATCCGCTGCGCGTGCTGACGCTGCTGTTCGGCTTCCTGATTATTAAGACCGTCACGCTGTGGCTGGTGGCGAAGCCGCTGAAGGTGCCGGGCCGCCAGCGTCGCTGGTTCGCGGTGCTGTTAGGTCAGGGAAGCGAGTTTGCGTTTGTGATTTTCGGCGCAGCGCGCAGCGCAGAGGTGTTGGATGCGGAGTGGGCGAAGGCGCTGACGCTCGCGGTGGCGCTCTCCATGGCCGCGACGCCGCTGCTGCTCGTGCTGCTAACCCGCCTTGAAAAAACGGGACAACAACAGGCGCGCCAAGCCGACGAGATTGACGAAGAACAACCGCGCGTCATTATCGCGGGCTTCGGGCGTTTCGGGCAGATTGCGGGCCGTTTACTGCTCTCCAGCGGCGTGAAAATGGTGGTGCTTGATCACGACCCGGATCACATTGAGACCCTGCGCAAGTTCGGCATGAAAGTGTTTTATGGCGACGCCACGCGCGTCGATTTACTGGAGTCCGCCGGAGTGGCGAAAGCCGAAGTGTTAATCAACGCCATCGACGATCCGCAGGCGAATTTACAGCTGACGGAACTGGTGCAGACGCACTTCCCGCAGGTGCGGATCATTGCGCGCGCGCGCGATGTCGATCATTACATTCGCCTGCGTCAGGCGGGTGTGGCGCAGCCGGAGCGTGAAACGTTTGAAGGCGCGTTGCGGGTCGGGCGGATGGCGCTGGAAGAGCTGGGGATCGGGCGCTACGAAGCGCGCGAGCGCGCCGACCTGTTCCGCTGCTACAACCAGCAGATGGTCGACGAGATGGCCGATGGCGATAACGACACCACGGCGCGCGCCGCCACCTTCAAGCGCACCAGCGCAATGCTGACGGAGATTATCAGCGAAGACCGCGCGCATCTGTCGCTGATTCAGCGCCACGGCTGGCAGGGCACGCAGGAAGGCAAGCACACCGGCAACGACGCCGATGAGCCCGTCGTTAAACCGCAGCCATAA